From one Ignavibacteria bacterium genomic stretch:
- a CDS encoding exopolysaccharide biosynthesis polyprenyl glycosylphosphotransferase — protein sequence MHIPTLLELGEDVKATARGIERAPDLRAGRLATTVLLIANDAFVITAVLWLALMIRSFSIPTSIPFSGYALIGAALVLGNTLASAWRGNYPGYGTCAIAELRNTFYTITGVFALVIAVSFFSRDWPPYVRSILLGSYLVSVPTLAMARMALRRWLGRFDWYGIPVLIVGVNSMAKRTVDVLRNHRQLGLRPMVIVEPDSETAEYGYHEGVPVIGGLETIEPICTTYRIKHGIVTMPHKRIEKVRSIIDEYCQHLDHITVIGENVNPSVIWISNTTADAQAIGDVEQRLRYPALRLKKRLFDIAMVIPLLMLALPIMLVVSVLVLVLNGRPILFRQERIGEKGKKFTILKFRTMHNNAEARLAAILAEDSRAREEYKRYHKLKEDPRVTRLGRILRKYSLDELPQLFNVIRADMSLVGTRPLAEREFGDLSADTMKLVANLQEYTKPGLSGLWQISVRADGPFEERPHIDHYYMRNWSLFLDLYIVIRTAAAVLGGRGAY from the coding sequence ATGCACATACCAACTTTGCTGGAACTTGGTGAGGATGTAAAAGCCACGGCGCGGGGCATAGAACGTGCCCCTGACCTGCGTGCCGGGCGGTTGGCAACAACTGTTCTGCTCATTGCAAATGACGCGTTTGTTATAACTGCCGTCCTATGGCTGGCATTAATGATCCGCTCTTTCAGCATCCCAACATCGATCCCGTTTTCTGGCTACGCCCTTATTGGGGCAGCCCTTGTGCTGGGTAACACGCTCGCATCGGCCTGGCGGGGAAACTATCCCGGTTATGGTACGTGTGCAATTGCTGAGCTCAGGAATACATTTTACACGATAACCGGTGTTTTTGCCCTGGTTATAGCGGTTTCGTTCTTTAGCAGAGACTGGCCGCCATACGTCCGTTCTATTTTGCTTGGCTCGTACCTTGTTTCGGTTCCTACGCTTGCCATGGCCAGAATGGCCTTACGACGGTGGCTGGGACGATTCGACTGGTACGGTATTCCGGTTTTAATTGTCGGCGTAAACAGTATGGCAAAACGGACGGTGGATGTTCTTAGAAATCACCGCCAGCTTGGCTTGCGGCCCATGGTCATCGTTGAACCTGATAGCGAAACTGCCGAGTACGGTTATCATGAAGGAGTTCCGGTGATTGGCGGCCTGGAGACGATTGAGCCGATTTGTACAACCTACCGGATAAAGCATGGTATCGTAACGATGCCGCATAAACGTATTGAAAAGGTTCGCTCAATCATTGATGAGTACTGCCAGCACCTTGACCATATTACCGTAATCGGTGAAAACGTAAACCCTTCGGTAATCTGGATTTCAAACACGACTGCCGATGCACAGGCGATTGGAGATGTAGAGCAGCGTCTGCGATATCCTGCCCTTCGGCTCAAGAAGCGACTGTTTGACATAGCGATGGTAATACCGCTGCTGATGCTTGCTCTGCCGATTATGCTTGTGGTCTCGGTTTTGGTTTTGGTGTTGAATGGAAGACCCATCCTGTTCCGTCAGGAGCGGATCGGCGAGAAAGGAAAGAAGTTTACCATCCTAAAATTCCGGACGATGCATAATAACGCCGAGGCCAGGCTTGCGGCAATTCTTGCGGAAGATAGTCGGGCCCGTGAAGAGTACAAACGATACCATAAGCTAAAGGAGGATCCCCGCGTTACCAGGCTTGGACGAATTCTGCGTAAATACTCACTTGATGAACTTCCCCAGCTGTTCAACGTTATCCGAGCCGATATGTCGCTTGTGGGAACACGTCCGCTTGCAGAACGAGAATTTGGTGATCTCTCTGCAGACACCATGAAGCTTGTTGCCAATTTGCAAGAGTACACCAAACCCGGGCTATCTGGACTATGGCAGATTTCAGTTCGAGCTGACGGACCGTTTGAAGAACGCCCGCACATTGACCATTACTATATGCGCAACTGGTCGCTCTTCCTTGACCTGTACATTGTTATCCGAACAGCAGCGGCAGTACTGGGCGGACGAGGCGCATATTGA